From a single Oncorhynchus nerka isolate Pitt River linkage group LG11, Oner_Uvic_2.0, whole genome shotgun sequence genomic region:
- the LOC115137465 gene encoding zinc finger protein 768-like isoform X1, whose translation MVFHTQIASIMEVLANAAVAEICKLVDDDYAVFRLEITQSQKENRGLRRKLQLLEMKVARERVLASPSGVKILDRCRGMARGEGHLTGGHRRFVKQAGHNTWRDDQPITVDEGSETSTQHVIVIESEDAEAAGPGESSLVKQEGSEGEEDPCHSRDIQTGAASGVPPVATEDPTSPTQSRIRHSITEVSGMPNSALKSETDTKTLTESHRLLHTGTDHRSDPERLGLGPLGCPPAPGSENLPVFHQRQKTVHSSEDGDALETGVDDPSCSYSTEMDPGNISLGLETQTNLSRGDWNRYSSSVYSEGCIDKKGEVIVIDEVTVKMEGDIPLTWNADIHLVDRHSQGRDFLDYRESLETIPNKVTHSPLHTLRDRDPVSTSMGPSDSHCLFDQVLNSNDSARAQAQGGGATLDSSKEKRFLCMFCNKGFSCPQKVEIHQRFHTGVKPFSCNQCHMCFAQAGDLKRHQRVHTGEKPYSCPHCEKRFSRLDKLKMHLKVHTGEKPFACTHCRKRFSEMSYLRIHQQKNHSTL comes from the exons atggtttttcacactcaaatagcgtccatcatggaggtgctagcaaatgcagccgtggcagagatctgtaaactcgtagacgacgactatgcagtgtttcgtttggaaataactcaaagccagaaagaaaacagggGATTGCGGAGGAAACTACAGCTACTGGAAATGAAGGTGGCACGGGAGCGCGTCCTCGCCAGTCCCAGTGGTGTCAAGATCCTTGACCGATGCAGAGGAATGGCAAGAG gTGAAGGACATCTCACTGGAGGCCACAGGAGATTTGTGAAGCAAGCGGGACACAATACATGGAGAGATGACCAACCAATCACTGTTGATGAGGGGAGTGAAACCTCAACCCAGCACGTAATTGTGATAGAG TCTGAAGATGCAGAGGCTGCAGGTCCTGGAGAATCGTCTCTGGTCAAGCAGGAGGGgtctgaaggagaagaggacccaTGTCacagcagagacatccagactggAGCAGCATCTGGAGTGCCCCCTGTAGCCACGGAGGACCCCACATCCCCTACCCAGTCCAGGATCCGACACAGCATCACGGAGGTCAGTGGAATGCCGAACTCCGCCCTCAAGTCAGAGACTGACACCAAGACATTAACTGAATCACACAGGCTACTACACACAGGAACTGACCACAGATCAGACCcagagagactggggctggggccaCTTGGTTGTCCTCCTGCTCCCGGTTCCGAAAACTTACCGGTATTTCACCAGCGCCAGAAGACGGTTCATTCCAGTGAAGATGGTGATGCGTTAGAAACTGGCGTTGATGATCCGTCTTGTTCTTACTCTACAGAGATGGACCCTGGCAACATATCCTTGGGATTAGAGACACAAACTAATCTGTCTAGAGGGGACTGGAAccggtacagtagtagtgtgtaCTCTGAAGGGTGCATAGATAAGAAAGGGGAGGTTATAGTCATTGATGAAGTGACTGTGAAAATGGAGGGTGACATTCCTCTCACATGGAATGCAGATATTCACCTAGTTGACAGACACTCACAAGGCAGAGACTTCTTAGATTACAGGGAAAGCTTAGAGACAATTCCAAATAAAGTGAcccactcccctttacacacACTCAGGGATCGGGACCCAGTGTCCACATCGATGGGGCCTTCCGATTCACACTGTCTTTTCGATCAGGTATTGAACTCAAACGACAGCGCTAGAGCCCAGGCTCAGGGAGGGGGAGCAACATTAGACAGTAGTAAAGAGAAACggttcctctgcatgttctgtaacaaaggcttcagcTGTCCTCAAAAGGTAGAGATTCACCAGAGATTCCACACAGGGGTGAAACCCTTCAGCTGTAACCAGTGTCACATGTGCTTTGCCCAGGCTGgtgacctgaagaggcaccagagggtccacacaggggagaaaccctacagctgcccccattgtgagaagaggttctcccgCCTGGACAAGCTGAAGATGCACCTGAAagtccacacaggagagaagccgttTGCCTGTACGCACTGCAGGAAGAGGTTCTCAGAGATGAGCTACCTCcggatacaccagcagaaaaaccATTCCACTCTATAG
- the LOC115137465 gene encoding B-cell CLL/lymphoma 6 member B protein-like isoform X2, with translation MVFHTQIASIMEVLANAAVAEICKLVDDDYAVFRLEITQSQKENRGLRRKLQLLEMKVARERVLASPSGVKILDRCRGMARGEGHLTGGHRRFVKQAGHNTWRDDQPITVDEGSETSTQHVIVIESEDAEAAGPGESSLVKQEGSEGEEDPCHSRDIQTGAASGVPPVATEDPTSPTQSRIRHSITEAGDLKRHQRVHTGEKPYSCPHCEKRFSRLDKLKMHLKVHTGEKPFACTHCRKRFSEMSYLRIHQQKNHSTL, from the exons atggtttttcacactcaaatagcgtccatcatggaggtgctagcaaatgcagccgtggcagagatctgtaaactcgtagacgacgactatgcagtgtttcgtttggaaataactcaaagccagaaagaaaacagggGATTGCGGAGGAAACTACAGCTACTGGAAATGAAGGTGGCACGGGAGCGCGTCCTCGCCAGTCCCAGTGGTGTCAAGATCCTTGACCGATGCAGAGGAATGGCAAGAG gTGAAGGACATCTCACTGGAGGCCACAGGAGATTTGTGAAGCAAGCGGGACACAATACATGGAGAGATGACCAACCAATCACTGTTGATGAGGGGAGTGAAACCTCAACCCAGCACGTAATTGTGATAGAG TCTGAAGATGCAGAGGCTGCAGGTCCTGGAGAATCGTCTCTGGTCAAGCAGGAGGGgtctgaaggagaagaggacccaTGTCacagcagagacatccagactggAGCAGCATCTGGAGTGCCCCCTGTAGCCACGGAGGACCCCACATCCCCTACCCAGTCCAGGATCCGACACAGCATCACGGAG GCTGgtgacctgaagaggcaccagagggtccacacaggggagaaaccctacagctgcccccattgtgagaagaggttctcccgCCTGGACAAGCTGAAGATGCACCTGAAagtccacacaggagagaagccgttTGCCTGTACGCACTGCAGGAAGAGGTTCTCAGAGATGAGCTACCTCcggatacaccagcagaaaaaccATTCCACTCTATAG